In Kordiimonas sp. SCSIO 12610, the following are encoded in one genomic region:
- a CDS encoding CCA tRNA nucleotidyltransferase has translation MVAKIDQNLKRDFDWLHDPFLRRVVAAIGVENIRFVGGVVRDSLLGRRVHDIDAATTLAPENITVKLKQVSISVIPTGISHGTVTAHSKDLDIEITTLRVDKETDGRHAKVAFTDNWQLDAERRDFTFNAIYVDANGVIYDPCNGIEDLKTGAVKFIGDPNIRIQEDALRILRFFRFSAFYGQRDINQDGLKACRDQVRLIEGLSVERVRDEFLKICNAPNPYGIFVHMFDAAVIGYVLPNGDDLKQTDCFRRLETLIACERLLGISVEPWSRFICFYGVDYANFNALGKAFKLSRKQTDVLVKACSAHRYFLERIDQASTIGALCKSVIYRFGYHAFRLIIPHSKQLFDTFLNDQSLLHDLAAWNIPVFPVSGRDLIALGMMPGPAISVSLNALEALWVESDFLMLKDELLATVKT, from the coding sequence GTGGTGGCCAAGATTGATCAGAACCTAAAGCGGGATTTCGATTGGTTGCATGACCCATTTCTACGCCGTGTAGTTGCAGCAATTGGTGTTGAAAATATACGGTTTGTTGGTGGTGTCGTTCGGGATAGTCTGTTGGGGCGGCGTGTCCATGATATAGATGCTGCGACAACTCTTGCGCCAGAAAATATTACCGTGAAATTAAAACAGGTTAGCATTAGTGTTATCCCAACGGGAATAAGCCATGGAACTGTCACCGCGCATTCAAAAGACTTAGATATCGAAATTACTACGTTACGTGTCGACAAGGAAACCGATGGTCGACATGCAAAAGTGGCGTTTACAGATAATTGGCAACTGGATGCCGAGCGACGAGACTTTACGTTTAATGCAATTTACGTCGACGCAAATGGAGTTATCTATGACCCTTGCAACGGTATTGAGGATTTAAAAACTGGCGCGGTAAAATTTATTGGCGACCCGAACATCCGAATCCAAGAAGACGCTCTACGTATCCTGAGGTTTTTCAGGTTTTCAGCATTTTATGGGCAAAGGGATATCAATCAAGACGGATTAAAGGCGTGTAGGGACCAAGTCAGGTTAATTGAAGGGCTGTCTGTTGAGCGAGTTCGGGACGAATTTCTGAAGATATGCAATGCTCCAAACCCATATGGAATATTCGTTCATATGTTTGATGCAGCTGTCATAGGGTATGTTTTACCCAATGGTGATGACCTAAAACAAACTGACTGTTTTCGGCGGCTTGAAACCCTAATAGCGTGTGAGCGGTTGTTGGGTATTAGCGTGGAACCATGGTCGCGTTTCATATGTTTTTATGGCGTAGATTATGCGAATTTCAACGCTCTAGGTAAGGCCTTTAAATTATCCAGAAAACAAACCGATGTTTTGGTAAAAGCATGTAGTGCACATCGCTATTTCTTAGAAAGAATAGACCAAGCAAGTACGATTGGTGCTTTATGCAAATCTGTGATTTACCGATTTGGGTATCACGCATTTCGTTTAATTATCCCGCACAGTAAGCAGCTATTCGATACATTTTTGAATGACCAAAGCTTGCTTCATGATTTGGCAGCGTGGAATATCCCAGTTTTTCCTGTTTCTGGTCGTGACCTGATTGCCCTAGGTATGATGCCAGGGCCTGCTATCAGTGTTTCGCTGAATGCACTTGAGGCTCTTTGGGTTGAGAGCGATTTCCTGATGTTAAAAGACGAATTATTAGCAACAGTTAAAACGTGA
- a CDS encoding DUF6111 family protein, translated as MALILIRILLLLTPIIVIVTWLFLRARKNADGEHSPDTELTNVRTILTILLALIGLVSAILYFSDEDQGKPGQIYVPARVEDGKVVPGYFEDESSLGKKDVEQPSTPENEKSEPQSGGQD; from the coding sequence ATGGCACTGATTTTAATACGCATATTACTGCTTTTGACGCCAATTATTGTTATAGTGACTTGGCTGTTTTTGCGAGCAAGGAAAAACGCCGATGGTGAACACAGTCCTGATACCGAACTTACTAATGTGCGGACGATCCTCACGATCTTGCTGGCCCTGATAGGCTTAGTGAGTGCCATTTTATATTTTAGTGACGAAGACCAAGGAAAACCCGGTCAGATATATGTTCCAGCCCGGGTGGAGGACGGCAAGGTGGTCCCCGGTTATTTTGAAGATGAATCTTCTTTAGGGAAAAAGGATGTAGAGCAACCTTCTACCCCAGAGAATGAAAAATCGGAGCCGCAAAGTGGTGGCCAAGATTGA
- a CDS encoding CoA pyrophosphatase: MMFESWIEYALANENPAARGVRSDADLNAMLANEGKTQSALEGVEAVNAIKEMGEVKPASVLVPVVMHEQPTILLTKRNQTLNKHAGQVSFPGGRIDASDANANAAALRETYEEVGIAEDYISLKGTLDTYYTGTGFKVTPVVGILKPGFTITKQDSEVEEVFEVPLSFILDRGNHKRESAMWKGIRRHYYSIPYNDYYIWGATAAMLVNLVDIMEAVRGR, translated from the coding sequence ATGATGTTTGAGAGTTGGATTGAGTATGCCTTAGCGAATGAAAATCCTGCTGCACGTGGGGTCCGAAGCGACGCAGACCTGAATGCTATGTTGGCAAATGAAGGGAAAACTCAGTCTGCGTTAGAAGGCGTGGAAGCCGTTAACGCGATAAAAGAAATGGGGGAGGTGAAGCCTGCTTCTGTTTTAGTTCCTGTTGTTATGCATGAACAACCAACCATTTTGCTTACGAAACGAAATCAAACCCTCAACAAGCATGCTGGTCAGGTTAGTTTCCCGGGCGGTAGGATTGACGCAAGTGATGCCAATGCGAATGCAGCTGCGCTTCGTGAAACGTATGAAGAAGTTGGTATTGCCGAAGATTATATATCTTTAAAGGGAACACTTGATACATATTATACGGGTACAGGCTTTAAGGTAACGCCCGTCGTTGGTATATTAAAACCCGGTTTCACGATAACCAAGCAAGACAGTGAAGTTGAAGAGGTTTTTGAAGTTCCGTTAAGTTTCATTTTGGACCGAGGAAACCACAAACGTGAAAGCGCGATGTGGAAAGGGATTAGAAGGCACTATTACAGCATACCCTATAATGACTATTATATTTGGGGCGCTACGGCTGCAATGCTTGTGAATTTGGTTGATATTATGGAAGCTGTTAGAGGGCGGTAA
- a CDS encoding DUF1285 domain-containing protein, with protein sequence MTNTKSNLRLEEIVKQIGKQSFPPVERWNPDFCGDIDMRIAVDGTWYYMGTPIGREKMVRLFASVLRKDEDGKTYLVTPVEKIGITVDDAPFVATELNVVEEDDGRYLHFKTNVGDEVIAGPEHPLWVVENNLNGEPRPYIRIRGRLDALISRSVFYQLASMAELHDNTDAGKSFVVETANGLYHLGNAEEFEGQ encoded by the coding sequence GTGACGAACACAAAATCAAATTTGCGGCTTGAAGAGATTGTGAAGCAAATCGGTAAACAGAGTTTTCCGCCTGTTGAACGATGGAACCCTGACTTCTGCGGGGACATCGATATGCGGATCGCGGTTGATGGAACATGGTATTATATGGGAACACCAATCGGACGGGAGAAAATGGTTAGGTTGTTCGCAAGCGTCCTCAGAAAAGATGAAGATGGCAAAACCTATTTGGTAACGCCAGTGGAAAAAATTGGTATTACTGTTGATGATGCACCGTTTGTTGCAACCGAATTAAACGTCGTTGAAGAAGACGATGGACGCTATCTTCATTTCAAAACGAACGTTGGTGACGAAGTTATAGCGGGGCCAGAGCATCCTCTCTGGGTCGTTGAAAATAATCTGAACGGGGAACCGCGGCCCTATATTCGAATTAGAGGGCGGTTAGATGCCTTAATATCACGATCGGTGTTTTATCAGTTGGCTTCAATGGCTGAATTGCATGATAATACGGATGCTGGCAAATCCTTCGTCGTTGAAACTGCCAATGGGTTATATCATCTGGGAAATGCAGAAGAGTTTGAGGGGCAATGA
- a CDS encoding GNAT family N-acetyltransferase translates to MIIIDQEHVLDAPQIEMLLDTTFGLGRKSKSSYSLRENIDPIHDLSFVLRSNNVVLGTIRFWPAVIHDVLGGSDQQTLFLGPLAIHPDVQGTGYGKMLVDAALAKVDELSFSRVMLVGCTKYYGKFGFRSVKPKYISLPGNRDAERLLVRENGSVRSLPSLGRLIASDGLHGNCMDGRMSDNEQPLYVG, encoded by the coding sequence ATGATCATCATAGATCAGGAGCACGTTTTGGATGCTCCACAAATTGAAATGCTTTTGGACACTACCTTTGGACTGGGTAGAAAATCCAAGTCATCTTATAGCCTAAGAGAAAATATCGACCCGATACATGACCTAAGTTTTGTATTGCGCTCAAACAACGTGGTTCTAGGGACAATTCGATTTTGGCCAGCCGTCATTCATGATGTTTTAGGTGGTTCTGACCAGCAAACGCTTTTCTTAGGCCCGCTTGCCATACATCCAGATGTTCAAGGCACAGGGTACGGCAAAATGCTTGTTGATGCTGCCCTTGCTAAGGTGGATGAACTCAGCTTCAGCCGTGTCATGTTAGTTGGTTGTACCAAGTATTACGGTAAGTTTGGTTTCCGTTCAGTAAAACCCAAATATATTTCCTTACCGGGGAACCGAGATGCAGAGCGATTGCTTGTGCGTGAAAACGGTAGTGTTCGTTCCTTGCCTTCGCTTGGTCGATTAATAGCAAGTGATGGGCTTCATGGTAATTGTATGGATGGCCGAATGTCTGATAACGAACAACCATTGTATGTGGGATAG
- the cqsA gene encoding alpha-hydroxyketone-type quorum-sensing autoinducer synthase — translation MQQHKANCNHVSRNCKSPENPAFVKEIVDTGFLLDKDQHHSHIVLGDIRVDGDEAAIKMQSNDYLSIASDKRIAAAKAEILLEQGHGDAMSRVFTHDREDVYKSFEKRMASILGAEDAVLCMSGYNANTGIIQAFAKQGTNVYIDIKAHASLWEGIACARARARPFRHNNIDDLHRKIKRYGPGLIVVDALYSTNGKICPLEKLVEIAEDYACAIILDETHSFGCHGNLGGGIAVEMGIEDKIHFRTIGLSKAIAARGGVVAGSKRNMEFFRYEAFPMIFSTSVLAYEIAGFEKTLDIINSETWRREKLHENHAYLRDGLLSLGYDVGECDSQIIAIIAGSNPDTIILRDYLASNGIFGSVFAPPATAEGAALVRFTINADLNRQDLDKVLGVFAKARYELDLDCVPRLCAFDLFQAAE, via the coding sequence ATGCAGCAACATAAAGCGAATTGTAATCATGTTAGTCGAAATTGTAAATCTCCTGAAAATCCAGCATTTGTGAAGGAGATCGTCGATACAGGTTTTCTGCTTGATAAAGACCAGCACCACTCTCATATCGTGTTGGGTGATATCAGGGTAGACGGCGATGAAGCCGCCATTAAAATGCAATCCAATGATTATCTTTCAATCGCTTCTGATAAACGGATTGCAGCAGCCAAAGCCGAAATATTGCTAGAACAGGGCCACGGCGATGCGATGTCACGCGTTTTTACCCATGACCGGGAAGACGTATATAAGTCGTTCGAAAAGCGAATGGCCTCTATACTAGGGGCGGAAGACGCGGTTCTTTGTATGTCAGGGTATAATGCAAATACGGGTATTATTCAGGCTTTCGCCAAGCAGGGTACCAATGTTTACATTGATATTAAAGCGCATGCTTCGTTATGGGAAGGGATCGCGTGTGCACGCGCAAGGGCAAGGCCGTTTAGGCATAATAACATCGATGACCTACACCGGAAAATAAAACGATATGGACCGGGTTTAATAGTTGTCGACGCATTATATAGCACCAATGGAAAGATATGCCCGTTGGAAAAATTAGTAGAGATCGCGGAGGACTATGCCTGTGCAATTATACTAGACGAAACCCATTCCTTTGGATGTCATGGAAATTTAGGGGGCGGCATCGCCGTTGAAATGGGGATTGAAGATAAAATTCATTTCAGAACTATTGGGCTTTCGAAGGCTATTGCGGCGCGCGGCGGCGTAGTTGCAGGGTCAAAGCGAAATATGGAATTTTTCCGTTATGAAGCGTTTCCGATGATTTTTAGTACATCTGTTTTGGCTTATGAAATTGCAGGTTTTGAGAAGACGCTTGATATTATCAATAGTGAAACATGGCGCAGAGAGAAGCTTCATGAAAATCATGCGTATCTCCGCGATGGTTTGTTAAGCTTGGGTTATGATGTTGGTGAATGCGATAGCCAAATAATTGCAATTATTGCGGGCTCTAACCCGGATACAATTATATTGCGTGATTATTTAGCATCCAATGGAATATTTGGTTCAGTTTTTGCTCCACCCGCGACAGCCGAGGGGGCTGCTCTGGTTCGGTTTACAATTAACGCAGATCTCAATCGACAGGATTTGGATAAGGTTTTAGGTGTGTTTGCGAAAGCCAGATATGAGCTGGATCTGGATTGTGTTCCTCGCTTATGTGCCTTTGATTTATTTCAGGCGGCGGAATAG
- a CDS encoding sensor histidine kinase has protein sequence MKFAELWAITSNRKKAIALAGSIAHELRTPMLGLRMEIDNFKNICEEAANADITDLDNEEYTAISARLSRHISKSSLIVDSLLQNVREESINDQAFNLYSMREIIIDVIEHFPLTDSERAAIQFDDTINFKFWGDELLMSHVVMNMIKNALQAISIADNGQIFISLIPAEQNPENAKYHSLIIRDTGTGMKRRELAKIFDRFYSGPKGGIGLGLAFCARVINSFKGTITCRSEHGQYTEFTIRLPRKEIR, from the coding sequence ATGAAGTTCGCAGAATTGTGGGCGATAACCTCAAACAGAAAAAAGGCAATTGCGCTGGCAGGGTCAATTGCACATGAGCTTAGAACACCAATGCTTGGCCTAAGGATGGAAATCGATAACTTTAAAAATATATGCGAAGAAGCTGCGAACGCTGATATCACTGACCTTGATAATGAAGAATATACAGCAATATCCGCGAGGCTTAGTCGGCATATTTCAAAATCGTCGCTTATCGTCGATAGTTTGCTTCAGAATGTGCGGGAAGAGTCTATCAATGATCAAGCCTTCAACTTATATTCAATGCGTGAAATTATTATCGATGTTATTGAGCATTTCCCACTAACCGACAGCGAACGAGCTGCCATTCAATTTGACGATACGATTAATTTTAAGTTCTGGGGTGATGAACTATTAATGTCTCATGTCGTGATGAATATGATCAAAAATGCACTTCAGGCCATTTCAATTGCCGACAACGGGCAGATATTTATTTCATTAATTCCTGCCGAGCAAAACCCTGAAAACGCGAAATACCACAGCCTGATTATTCGCGATACCGGCACCGGGATGAAGCGACGCGAACTTGCAAAAATATTCGATCGCTTTTACTCCGGCCCCAAAGGGGGTATTGGTCTGGGCCTTGCTTTCTGTGCGCGAGTAATTAATAGTTTTAAGGGAACAATTACTTGTCGTTCTGAACATGGACAATACACTGAGTTCACAATTCGACTTCCGAGGAAGGAAATTAGATAA
- a CDS encoding response regulator: MSSPYDPAMPFFHPCSTLILDDDEDFLNSMRAFMARHCASLCYSSPGQAMQKLFHTQEITSELHDFFSKYGYGVDGESIETGDCVVLLKSSKLRQYTQLADRFKMISVVIVDYQMPTMTGLEFCRAIADIPVKKILLTGKANTDQIIDAFNEGLIDRFISKSDPDALIKIRQMVKQLHQDYIGTAISPYAKALRVAHTQEFEQHDVSVVLDQVYEQFPFTEYYYLPQPRSFMLCNGDGEKKLCLLSTEKELIDLAEIVEASLGEGTATKTLRSGRAITWGLFDWLDGNHSSNEAPENVFFPCHSYRDWKWALLPPDMFTDTIDTMSSSWNEYRKSTIKLPFNLAGDAA, from the coding sequence ATGTCATCTCCTTATGATCCTGCAATGCCCTTTTTTCATCCGTGCAGCACGCTCATATTAGATGATGACGAGGACTTTCTAAATTCCATGCGCGCCTTCATGGCACGTCATTGTGCCAGTTTATGCTATTCATCACCCGGGCAAGCAATGCAGAAACTGTTTCACACACAAGAAATCACCAGCGAACTGCACGATTTCTTCTCTAAATATGGCTATGGTGTAGACGGTGAAAGCATCGAAACAGGCGACTGTGTTGTCCTTTTAAAATCATCCAAGTTACGACAATACACACAGTTAGCGGATCGATTTAAAATGATTTCAGTGGTCATTGTTGATTATCAAATGCCGACAATGACTGGATTGGAATTTTGCCGAGCTATCGCTGATATCCCTGTCAAAAAAATTCTTCTAACCGGGAAAGCGAACACCGACCAAATCATTGACGCTTTCAATGAAGGTCTCATTGATCGCTTTATTTCCAAAAGCGACCCTGATGCCCTCATAAAAATCAGACAAATGGTCAAGCAGTTGCATCAGGACTATATTGGAACGGCTATTTCACCGTATGCCAAAGCCTTACGGGTTGCACACACACAGGAATTCGAACAGCACGACGTAAGTGTTGTTCTGGATCAGGTTTATGAGCAATTCCCATTCACTGAATATTATTATCTACCGCAACCCAGAAGCTTCATGCTTTGCAACGGTGATGGCGAAAAAAAACTCTGCCTTTTATCAACGGAAAAAGAATTGATCGATCTGGCCGAAATTGTTGAAGCATCACTGGGGGAAGGCACAGCAACAAAAACCCTTAGGTCCGGCAGGGCGATAACCTGGGGATTGTTTGATTGGCTAGACGGCAACCACAGTTCAAACGAAGCGCCCGAAAATGTATTTTTCCCATGCCATAGCTACCGCGATTGGAAATGGGCACTTTTACCACCTGATATGTTCACAGATACCATCGATACAATGTCATCTTCATGGAATGAATATCGTAAAAGCACAATCAAGCTACCATTTAACCTGGCCGGTGATGCTGCGTAA
- a CDS encoding M20/M25/M40 family metallo-hydrolase, producing the protein MKLHIRHIVFICLGFLVVACSDNADKQAPKKPYVADFDRENAIRVLEHLSSDDMAGRQTGTEGNAKARAYIIEQLKSYGVGPVGDSFDHIFEFTRRQQDNSETRMTGVNILAKLEGSKPESDRKMIVASAHYDHVGVRGDEIFNGADDNASGVTGLFAVIEHFLKHPPENDIVFAFFDAEEMGLQGARALVSSNEALGSKPDFNINFDMLSRSDKNELYAAGSFHTPQLKPLLTKIGEQAPVKLMLGHDDPALGNDDWTLQSDHGPFHREGIPFLYFGVEDHPHYHRPSDEFETVPQDFFLRSIDTVVLASQLIDQSINEILE; encoded by the coding sequence ATGAAACTTCACATACGCCATATAGTTTTTATTTGTCTTGGTTTCTTGGTTGTTGCTTGTAGTGATAATGCAGATAAGCAGGCACCGAAAAAGCCTTATGTTGCTGATTTTGATCGTGAGAACGCTATTCGTGTTTTAGAGCACTTGTCATCGGACGATATGGCAGGCCGCCAAACGGGAACAGAAGGGAATGCTAAAGCACGGGCCTATATTATTGAGCAATTGAAAAGCTATGGTGTTGGGCCAGTTGGGGACAGCTTTGATCATATATTTGAATTTACCCGCCGGCAGCAAGATAATTCGGAAACCCGTATGACGGGTGTTAATATTCTGGCGAAGCTTGAAGGCAGCAAACCAGAAAGCGATCGGAAAATGATCGTTGCTTCTGCCCATTATGATCATGTTGGTGTTCGGGGCGACGAAATATTCAATGGTGCTGATGATAATGCTTCTGGGGTGACAGGGCTTTTTGCAGTGATTGAACATTTTTTAAAGCATCCGCCTGAAAATGATATTGTATTTGCTTTCTTCGACGCAGAAGAAATGGGACTTCAGGGTGCTAGGGCACTTGTTAGCTCAAATGAGGCCTTAGGCAGCAAGCCTGATTTTAATATAAATTTTGATATGCTCAGTCGCAGCGATAAAAACGAACTCTATGCAGCAGGTAGTTTCCATACCCCTCAATTAAAGCCACTTTTAACCAAAATTGGCGAACAGGCGCCTGTGAAGCTGATGCTAGGGCATGATGATCCAGCGCTTGGAAACGATGACTGGACACTTCAATCTGATCACGGCCCTTTTCACCGTGAAGGCATACCGTTTTTATATTTTGGTGTAGAGGATCATCCGCACTATCATCGTCCATCTGATGAATTTGAAACAGTGCCTCAAGACTTTTTCCTACGATCTATTGATACAGTCGTTTTGGCAAGTCAGTTGATTGATCAGTCGATCAATGAAATCTTAGAATAA
- the groL gene encoding chaperonin GroEL (60 kDa chaperone family; promotes refolding of misfolded polypeptides especially under stressful conditions; forms two stacked rings of heptamers to form a barrel-shaped 14mer; ends can be capped by GroES; misfolded proteins enter the barrel where they are refolded when GroES binds): protein MAAKDVKFNEDARARMLAGVDTLANAVKVTLGPKGRNVVLDKSFGAPRITKDGVSVAKEIELKDKFENMGAQMVKEVASRTNDVAGDGTTTATVLAQAIVREGLKSVAAGMNPMDLKRGIDIAAASVVENLKSRTKDVTTNEEIAQVGTISANGEAEVGRMIAEAMEKVGKEGVITVEEAKGLESELDVVEGMQFDRGYLSPYFITNAEKMTTELDNPLILLHESKLTNLQPMLPLLEAVVQSGKPLLIIAEDIEGEALATLVVNKLRGGLKIAAVKAPGFGDRRKAMLEDIAILTGGQVVSEDLGIKLENVGLDMLGTAKRVNITKEDTTIVDGVGSEDDIKARVEQIKAQIEVTTSDYDKEKLQERLAKLSGGVAVIKVGGATEVEVKERKDRVDDALHATRAAVEEGIVAGGGTALLYATKALDGVTGANDDQNKGVDIIRRALQAPVRQIAENAGVDGAVVAGKLLEGGDVNTGFDAQNEEYTDLVAKGIIDPTKVVRTALQDASSVASLMITTEAMVAELPEDKAAAPAMPDMGGMGGMGGMGF, encoded by the coding sequence ATGGCTGCTAAAGACGTAAAATTTAATGAAGACGCACGTGCACGCATGCTTGCAGGCGTTGACACACTTGCTAACGCTGTAAAAGTAACACTTGGTCCAAAAGGCCGTAACGTTGTTCTTGATAAATCTTTTGGTGCACCGCGCATCACTAAAGACGGCGTATCTGTAGCGAAAGAAATCGAACTTAAGGATAAGTTCGAAAACATGGGCGCGCAGATGGTTAAAGAAGTTGCAAGCCGCACAAATGATGTTGCTGGTGACGGTACAACAACTGCTACTGTTCTTGCGCAAGCGATCGTTCGCGAAGGCCTTAAGTCTGTTGCTGCTGGTATGAACCCAATGGATCTTAAGCGCGGTATCGATATTGCTGCTGCTTCTGTTGTTGAAAACCTTAAGTCACGCACTAAAGACGTTACAACAAACGAAGAGATTGCACAGGTTGGTACTATCTCTGCTAACGGTGAAGCTGAAGTTGGTCGTATGATCGCAGAAGCAATGGAAAAAGTTGGCAAAGAAGGTGTTATCACTGTTGAGGAAGCAAAAGGCCTCGAGAGCGAGCTTGACGTTGTTGAAGGTATGCAGTTTGACCGTGGTTACCTCTCACCATACTTCATCACTAACGCTGAGAAGATGACAACTGAGCTTGATAACCCACTTATCCTTCTTCACGAAAGCAAACTTACTAACCTTCAGCCTATGCTTCCACTGCTTGAAGCAGTTGTGCAGTCTGGTAAGCCACTTCTTATCATCGCTGAAGACATCGAAGGCGAAGCGCTTGCAACACTTGTTGTAAACAAACTTCGCGGTGGTCTTAAAATTGCTGCGGTTAAAGCCCCTGGTTTTGGTGATCGCCGTAAAGCAATGTTAGAGGATATCGCTATCCTTACAGGTGGTCAGGTTGTTTCTGAAGACCTCGGTATCAAGCTTGAGAACGTTGGCCTTGATATGCTTGGTACAGCGAAGCGCGTAAACATCACGAAAGAAGATACAACAATCGTTGACGGTGTTGGTTCTGAAGATGATATCAAAGCACGCGTTGAGCAGATTAAAGCACAAATCGAAGTGACAACTTCTGATTACGACAAAGAAAAACTTCAGGAGCGTCTAGCGAAGCTTTCTGGTGGTGTTGCTGTGATCAAAGTTGGCGGCGCTACAGAAGTAGAAGTGAAAGAGCGCAAAGACCGCGTTGATGACGCACTTCACGCAACACGTGCTGCTGTTGAAGAAGGTATCGTTGCTGGCGGTGGTACTGCACTTCTTTACGCAACTAAAGCGCTTGACGGTGTTACTGGTGCAAACGACGACCAGAATAAAGGTGTAGATATTATTCGCCGTGCGCTTCAAGCCCCTGTTCGTCAAATCGCTGAGAACGCTGGTGTTGACGGCGCGGTTGTTGCTGGCAAACTTCTTGAAGGCGGCGATGTGAACACTGGTTTCGATGCTCAGAACGAAGAGTATACAGACCTTGTTGCTAAAGGCATCATCGACCCGACTAAGGTTGTTCGTACAGCCCTTCAGGATGCGTCATCTGTTGCAAGTCTTATGATCACAACTGAAGCAATGGTTGCTGAACTTCCAGAAGATAAAGCAGCAGCTCCTGCAATGCCTGATATGGGCGGCATGGGCGGTATGGGCGGCATGGGCTTCTAA
- the groES gene encoding co-chaperone GroES encodes MALRPLHDRVLVKRLDSEAKTAGGIILPDTAQEKPSEGEIIAVGNGTKAEDGTVTALDVKAGDKVLFGKWSGTEVKVDGEDLLIMKESDVMGIIE; translated from the coding sequence ATGGCATTACGCCCTCTTCATGACCGCGTTCTTGTGAAACGCCTTGATAGTGAAGCAAAAACTGCTGGCGGCATCATCCTGCCTGACACAGCACAGGAAAAGCCATCTGAAGGCGAAATCATTGCAGTTGGCAATGGTACAAAAGCCGAAGACGGTACAGTAACAGCGCTTGACGTGAAAGCAGGCGATAAGGTTCTTTTCGGTAAATGGTCTGGAACAGAAGTCAAAGTTGACGGCGAAGACCTGTTGATCATGAAAGAATCAGACGTCATGGGCATCATCGAATAA